Proteins co-encoded in one Cataglyphis hispanica isolate Lineage 1 chromosome 4, ULB_Chis1_1.0, whole genome shotgun sequence genomic window:
- the LOC126848757 gene encoding leucine-rich repeat flightless-interacting protein 2 isoform X3 → MRELERQQKEAEENADRVYDMCTADVNRTMRVTPDPVRTSRLLTNSNNFQSSRRSSEDSLEDAGLSRDIRLELKEFEEKFRKAMIANAQLDNEKSSYVYQVDLLKDKLEELEETTVQLRRELREKNRDVEQLKRVNQKLKEDLGICKAQLLERDTLIQENGLIIVDNEGSEDEDNENIENRPYCRKRVLVSTEAAELLETAGKGSLDVRLKKFAFEKKELQDEIRHLRLELEETRNRMRSERSSGSVLAGCLSENEDIQREANKLLADYKFKLQKAEQDMSTLQATVARLESQVIRYKSAAEASEKAEDELKVEKRKLQREVRETQARVEELETANSHLQRRLDKLKNAKSALLKEL, encoded by the exons GTACGTACATCACGGCTTCTTACAAATTCCAACAATTTCCAATCAAGTCGCAGATCTTCAGAAGATTCACTAGAAGATGCAGGATTAAGTAGAGATATTAGG CtggaattaaaagaatttgaagaaaaattcagAAAGGCAATGATAGCTAATGCTCAATTAGACAACGAAAAATCATCTTATGTCTACCaagttgatttattaaaagataaattagaagaattaGAGGAAACAACTGTACAATTACGTAGAGAATTGAGGGAAAAAAATCGAGATGTTGAACAATTAAAACGAGTCaatcagaaattaaaagaagatttaGGTATTTGCAAGGCACAATTATTAGAAAGAGATACACTTATACAa gaAAATGGCTTAATTATCGTTGACAACGAAGGAAGCGAAGATgaagataatgaaaatatcgaaaataggCCATATTGTAGAAAAAGGGTACTAGTCAGTACAGAAGCTGCAGAATTATTGGAAACAGCTGGTAAAGGTTCACTTG ATgtccgattaaaaaaatttgcttttgaaaaaaaggaattgcAAGATGAAATTCGACATTTAAGATTGGAACTGGAAGAAACTAGAAATCGTATGAGATCCGAGAGATCATCTGGCTCAGTATTAG CAGGTTGCTTGTCAGAAAACGAAGATATTCAGCGTGAGGCAAATAAATTGTTAgcagattataaatttaaattgcagaAAGCGGAACAAGATATGTCCACATTACAAGCAACAGTGGCTAGATTGGAAAGTCAAGTAATTCGTTACAAATCAGCTGCAGAAGCATCTGAAAAAGCAGAAGATGAATTAAAagtggaaaaaagaaagttacAGAGAGAA gtAAGAGAAACGCAAGCTCGTGTAGAAGAATTGGAAACAGCTAACTCTCATCTGCAAAGGCGATTGGATAAacttaaaaatgcaaaatcggCACTTTTAAAGGAGCTTTGA